From the Coregonus clupeaformis isolate EN_2021a unplaced genomic scaffold, ASM2061545v1 scaf1578, whole genome shotgun sequence genome, the window tattctaatgaggcaaccactaacattacattatgatattctaatattctaatgaggcaaccactaacattacattatgatattctaatgaggcaaccactaacattacagtatgatattctaatattctaatgaggcaaccacaaACATTACAGTGCGacattctaatgaggcaaccactagcattacagtatgatattctaatattctaatgaggcaaccactaacattacagtatgatattctaatgaggcaacaactaacattacagtatgatattctaatattctaatgaggcaaccactaacattacagtatgatcgtctaacgaggcaaccactaacattacagtataatattctaatgaggcaaccactaacattacagtatgatattataATATTggaatgaggcaaccactaacattacagtatgatattctaatattctaatgaggcaaccactaacattacagtatgatattctaatattctaatgagtcaaccactaacattacagtatgatgttctaatattctaatggtgcaaccactaacattacagtatgatattctaatgaggcaaccactaacattacagtatgatattctaatattcgaatgaggcaaccactaacattacagtatgatattggAATATTGGAATGAGGCAACatctaacattacagtatgatagtctaatattctaatgccagtgagcaaatctccaatctccaccctattccctatatagtgcactacttttgatctggtcagaagtagcctagtgcactacgtagggaacagggtgtcatttgggccagagtcagtaactcccctgggtatgaattctctctctatcttatctgtcttctatattatgttctcctctcctcctctcttctctcctctattcactccattctatcatccacaccacatgccagcttcaacacaatccatttacaagttaaagacacaccttggaataaatagcaaaggaaaactactactagatgtattttttatttcccatcaccatgaatcatatttaataactgaacagtagcagacctaacttcatctgttcctgactctaGATAGTGGATTAAAaggactacaccagcatgactagtatctatgtggaccctactacagtttaaccagctcagctatagactacaccaacatgactagtatctatgtggacactactacagtttaaccagctcagctatagactacaccagcatgactagtatatatgtggaccctactacacttgaaccagctcagctatagactacaccagcatgactagtatctatgtggaccctactacagtttaaccagctcagcagtaccacagagccaaaacccaggatagaggggctgagtgaatgtggtctggactctgtggaggagggtcattgtgtcagagacactgtagaaggacagagtacctgccttgtgatccaggtacactcctactctggaggactgagggcctgatactttagtcctaacattattgtgtctgaacCAACAACCACCACATTAACACCgtaaactccaggacttgtcattgtatccaaatgcaccatctgtctctgttctgctgatgtctatatatgagactgctgtatcaacacattccccactccactccacctcccagtaacagcgtccagacagaccatCTCTGCACAAAACCTGGTAGTTGttggtgaatctgtctggatgatcaGGATATGGTTGGTCTTGGCCTGtacgtgtcacctttctgttcccttcagacagagagaggagtgtgtgtgctgtgtttgggtccagtgtgagctgacaggaatctgggagaagagcagagcagagaccaatgaggggagttagaacaataagttaagtcagatactgtatctaccctgtctttgattagagcacagcagagatcaaatatgagaaatatgaggagtcagatagatacccagtctttgattagatctactattgctatatatttctagagggattgttaggagtgtcagtaaaaagagactgttagttacttcagaataaagagactcacattgtaagaactgttctctggtcttgggctctggaggcagtacaacatccactatattcactacagacacacaaacacattcacagagagagggaatgttatcatcacaccatattccacatgtatatgacaagtagggaactttcaatggtctaaagttgatgttcttattattttcaacacacctgtagtggagatcttggtccattctcctttaaggacgtcttctagtttctctctcagttcagacacagtcttactcacatctccaaagtactgaagaggacggacaacgatgctgggtaagtctgaagatacactggtaccggagagagactgataactctggagagagagagtgagagggagcagaaccaaatgattgagagttttaatttcatatcacatgtaacAAGGCAAtttagttacctggaggaaatggatgtgatcctctgtgtgtgagagctgctccagctcagtgcttctcttcctcagctcagctatctcctgctccagttgctccaggagtccttcagcttgactcacttgagccttctcttgggctctgatcagctccttcacctcagagcgccttctctcaatggagcggatcagctcagtaaagatcttatcactaTCCTCCACTGCTGCCTTTGCAGAGcgctgttgagagagagagagagactgacttgtcGTACTTTAATGAGCaatcctcattacactaacacaccctcctaaaagcacattgcgtgccaccacaacctccacaatgaacagtctgtcattgcagaaaacggacacccctccccaactcccaggtcaacccgagccaaccagctattggtgtccagggctccatgtaataccctccactggaggaccctgacctttccagcactgggagcttatagagcaccctccacctataccctgccatgctctcagcccccacaacccccctgccactgatgccccttcactcccgcTAAGCACCTTACCCCCCACCTCCTCAAACTCCCCAGGCTCAGAGTGTGaaaagtcagtaagtcctccggactctcctgccagtccccagtctctgctgtcacttgcagtggtggaaacggtggtggcccctcctcaggctgctccagccctaagtactgcagcatagaaatcagagaccctgctgtattgagtctctcctgccgcatgatgaagagctgctgatccagccccaaaccaccagccctcctcaacagagcacatgttggttccctccagcccacctccgtaCGGTACAGTAGCCTCTGTGCTGCTGAGTCAGAACGCTGCCACCCTGACCAGAAAAAAATCACTAACTTGCGCTGCAGGTCCACAAGCAGACCACCGGGGGCGTTGAGAATGGCCAATTTAAGCCATAGAGAGGATGCCACCAAGTTGTTGATGATCAGCACCGTCCCTCTGTATGCCACTTGGGAGATGAGCCACCTCCACTTCGTCAGGCTCGACACCACCGCTTGTGACACTCCTTCCCAGTTCTTCCTATCCCAACCCTCCGAGCCCAGATACACCCCAAGCATCTTGAGCCActcacagccccactgcaacccccctggaagctgcggaggtgccctgtccctccatgccccacataacagagcctCACTCTTGCCCCAGTTTACCTAAGCAGAAGACGCCCCCTCGTACACCCTCAAACTATTCTCCAGGGCCTGTAGGTTCTGCTCATCCCTAACCAACACAGACGTCATCAGCGTatgctgacactgctatgcctgtccccaaccctatgcctggctcccacactccctgtagcctcctgcgtagcaggcccagAAAGGGCTTAATAACAAGAGTGTGTAGCTGCCCTGACAGAGGGCATCCCTGGTGAATGCCCCTCCCTaaccagactggcctactgagccctccccacaccttgaccatacatgaagACCCAGCGTACAGCATTTGAACACAGGCCACAAAATTCTccccacaaccaaaacaacacattgaacagatattcatggtccaccctatcaaaggctttctcctgattatgaacagattgtctgtgtttgagcatcctggtacacagtacgtttggtccttgtgtacaatagagtccaggtgggacttcagtctgttaacgaggaccttggtaaagaccttatagtccaaagagagcaatgccacaggcctccagttctttaagTCGCTCAAATCTACttgtttgggcaggagagtcaaagcctcccgtctacaacttagcgacagctcccccaccctgacacacaacacacgtcctgtaaaataattccccagaactttttataaaaatccacaggcagaccgtctgagagacagcagctgagagtttgtgaaaggcctgggaaatgtctatttgatttctctgtgacagagagagtttggaaaggtctgtgagcagaacctgagaacacccaggatcacagagttctgccctttataaatcagagtacaactccacagcctcatctcctcacaacagaagttacccacccatcaggctccctcatctccccacaacagaagttacccacccatcaggctccctcatctccccacaacagaagttacccacccatcaggctccctcatctccccacaacagaagtaacccacccatcaggctccctcatctccccacaacagaagttacccacccatcagactccctcatctccccacaacagaagttacccacccatcaggctccctcatctccccacaacagaagttacccacccatcaggctccctcatctccccacaacagaagttacccacccatcaggctccctcatctcccccacaacagaagttacccacccatcaggctccctcatctccccacaacagaagttataagcccatcagacaaacgtaaaacaagggattTTCTTGGTTTCCCCACTCTGTTTTTCCAACCCTTCTGGTGAAACAGAGAGCTGAGCCCTGTACTATATAATGTCAtgtgtgcatatatatatatatatttttttttgtgtatgggtggtcccggggatcgaacccactaccctggcgttacaagcaccgtgctctaccagctgagctacagaggaccaggtgcagacacatttatgaaagcaaagacaaggtcattatttgggctctaaacactaacaacctacccttacacacctctGTTGCTACACCTGCACTAAGTTTTCTGCCAtggcatttaaatgtttttggtttacatATTCTCCCAGTCTTTGCCGCCgttcatgttaaggaagtctaaccgtgaaatctccataagaggtgggagggaaatcaccacaatcagaaaccagtagagaagcccataaagccACCATGCCAGAAAAAACCATCCATTTAAGCAGAAtctgaagacatgcccttaagaacccatcacgtgttgtactgaccttacaaaccttccaggatcaatcaaataagactccagcagaaccttctttttcccctttagtctccatcaggaacctagaaagttctctcaccgtatatatactgggccctcagcctgactgtctgtcagctctggatccaatgagcTGTCTGAAAACGAGACGCTTTGTCCTCCGCtcccgcagactcacctcccccctcttcctcctcctccattggcacggtaccgtcctcctcctccccagtctctgcccccctgcacttcccccctgatcagtgcctcttccccaatgacaggcaatatttcctgggatgagcccaccaagcctttgcccaccggagtctctgttactacagaaacctgcctcagctcatgtagcccagctgcaaccctccccaccaccgctttctccacggcctgcgcaccaccacttggccatgcactactaacgtgtagctcagttggtagagcatggcgctttgcaacgccagggttgtgggttcgtttccccatggggggacagtatgaaaatgtatgcactcactaactgtaagtcgctctggataagagcatctgctaaatgactaaaatgtaaaaatgtactctcctccctcctggtaccccgccatttattttgcaattctgagtaatcactactttagtaaggattagtaaggaaaaacactttattcagtactactgcagttgcttaataattccaatagctggcagcataagaccatgaatgacatttcagaagattaatttagttctctccctggatacaccaccactccacctcacaggaaaactcctgcctgagctttttactgtccctttccacactgctaacgcaagaggaaggactgaaaaaagcatttaacacattactgtgaagtaatataatgatgagtcatgtttattattacctgtttttatggtcatgttttgaaattatacttcattactataatgattatcaataagcctaaacattaattcagtcacctctggtcgacaaaaacatattttcctagaacattaattgtcaaattcctcaaccagcatcgagcactctgccttctcacgcaagcgaggggcatgttgaggtaaatatgCTAACCGCGACGGTTGCATTATGtcatttattggtgggctggaagatgcagtgttttttattttctattcAGAGGCTATTTACTCTCAATATGAGATAATTTTATATACAAggtttttataatgcatgtttactagggttgaggttagcgcatctgagtagggattatttggccggggttcaatacctgtcctacctatcaatcatattgctgcttgtagcctataactgatgatccccacactagaaacactGAAAACTATCCGTGCTAGCAAACCCtgtgttccacccctcccctgtgtaaccttgaagtttgttaagaaacaaacaattgtctacgaaaagagacaacatgtttaacggattccgcttggcacccagccgagagcacaagaaaaccacttgcaaatttaccaaaactaaccaactacttgcggtctgttcgtacgtaataaacggaggcagattagccaccacaactcttGTCGAAAGAGGCGAAatctgcaccaacacaccccttacAAAAACACCTacaacttcttcttctatgatataatggcggtccacaaaccaacgttaaaggtgcatgccgccacctactgtgctggagtgtgtggtcaatcacggtttccaacatttctaaatcctccttcctaactcagtacttctgagaaaataaagaagagccctactaacttctaatagaccctccccatccccaaaatcccttccaaaccccccaaccccgtccaacctcaatgaccctacacttcaatctttccctctcttcaacatacttacaacaatataacaacacatgctccaccgtttcatctACCATACCCTCCAGACACAAATAATtcccatgcttgccaaccagatgtaatgacgagttcaatgtacaGTGTCCTAAGCGCAATCAAGTAAACACCAcatcttccttcctaatctgacttttgaatcttggtccaccgACCTTTCTGTGGAGGACAAataaatgccggcccttgtgctcagagtaccatGTCTtatgccacacatctatcaaaatggctctgatcttacatttggcctcacctctacccagtggaacattaatatcaattatatctcgtttcaaagctcttttagctaactggtctacaatttcattcctTTCCACACAATAgtaggtcactcctattagatttaccagatgataaactattcaatacagacagagaatctgagAATACTATAATTCTACCAGGTTttacgtcctccacccactgcagggcaactattatcaccaacagttcaactgagtatactgacagttcatctgttagtcttctacatatctgcacatcaaattcaggaacgtaaacgcctgctcctgtgcgcccactatctgggtccttggatccatctgtgaaaagcggtaaaaaagcataaaaacttctaccaatgtaattgtcaaccagtttcactatatcactgacttctgaccaatctttccttttctctaccaaggttagatcaacaacagggtctgggagtaaccacggaggaacatcccctatcaccacagaagggccaacctccaactccctcaaacaACTCTCACCAGCAAGCTTTCCAACTCTCACCAGCAAGCTTGACGGCAGCAGCTCCTCCTCAGACAGTGACTCagactcctcttcctcctgtgtGACGCTGGCTGTTGTGTCAGGTCAGGCAGATGAAGAGGAAGATGATGATGAAGGCTTCAGTCGGGCAAGGAAACCCTGTTCCATCAGAACACTGGGCGAGACCCTGTCTGAGGAGTTGCCTGCTGTAGAGGAGTTGACGGTGATTCTACCAGAGGAGGCGGAGATACTGCCCCtaggatcagtcaccagtatcatTCAACAGCTGGTGATCATACAGTCATTGAAGGACACGCCCCCTCTGAAGGACGACAGCGTCATCTTCAACTCTAATAGGCTGGCCGTGGGCAAGGTATTTGAGGTGTTTGGGCCGGTCTCCAGTCCCTTCTATGTGTTGAGGTTTAACTCAGAAAGTGAcatcacagagagaggagtgaagctGAAGGATTCCATGTTCTACGCCCCGTCTCTcactgactacaccctgtacatcctcactgaGCAGCTACGACGGTTGAAAGGCTCCGACGCGTCCTGGAAGAATGACCAGGAGCCGCCACCAGAGGCGTTGGACTTCAGTAATGATGAGGCAGAACAGATGATGaaaaggaagaagaagaaggggaATGTtcagaagagtgagagagaaagaggacagaGAGCCCAGCAACAACCAGACGGAGATTCCGTCACCAGACCACAGATGTCCCAGAGGCCTTTGCAACAGGGTCGTCCACCCCGCCGTGACAACTGGGGTCCCCCACCCCGATACGAAGGGGCTCCATTCTACCCCCACCAGCCCCACTACCCCTACCCTCCCCTTACCAGCCCCAGTccttcccctctaccctccccctcctccctcccacatGTCCTTCCCCTGGCCCCCTCCCCCTAACCCCTACCACACCCTCCccttctctcacctccccc encodes:
- the LOC123487263 gene encoding tripartite motif-containing protein 16-like, which produces MAQQGVLLDQDQFCCSVCLDLLKEPVTIPCGHSYCRSCFEGCWDQDVLKGVYSCPQCRETFTPRPNLRKNNMLAELVEKLKNTGLQAAPPPALCYAGPGDVACDFCTGTRKQKALMSCLVCLASYCETHLQPHYESPAFKKHKLVRATTQLQEKICSDHDKLLEVFCRTDQQCICMLCTMDEHKGHYTVSAAAERTEKQMQLGMSQQKVQQRFQEREKELKELQQAVESLKRSAKAAVEDSDKIFTELIRSIERRRSEVKELIRAQEKAQVSQAEGLLEQLEQEIAELRKRSTELEQLSHTEDHIHFLQSYQSLSGTSVSSDLPSIVVRPLQYFGDVSKTVSELREKLEDVLKGEWTKISTTVNIVDVVLPPEPKTREQFLQYSCQLTLDPNTAHTLLSLSEGNRKVTRTGQDQPYPDHPDRFTNNYQVLCRDGLSGRCYWEVEWSGECVDTAVSYIDISRTETDGAFGYNDKSWSLRC